DNA sequence from the Longimicrobiaceae bacterium genome:
GTGGCGGTCGTGGGCCCGTCGGGCTCGGGCAAGACCACGCTGGTGTCGCTGATCCCGCGCTTCTGGGACCCGCAGCAGGGCACCATCTCGATGGACGGCAGCAACATCCGCGACCTGCGGCTGGCCGACCTGCGCCACAGCATCGGCCTGGTGCCGCAGGAGACGCTGCTGTTCAGCGGCTCCATCCGCGAGAACATCGCGTACGGCAAGCCCGACGCGAACGACGCCGAGGTCGAGGCCGCCGCCCGCGCCGCCCACGCGCACGAGTTCATCGAGCGCATCCCCGACGGGTACGACACCGTGGTCGGCGAGCGCGGCATCAAGCTCTCGGGCGGGCAGCGGCAGCGCATCGCCCTGGCGCGCGCGATGCTCAAGGACCCGGCGGTGCTCATCCTCGACGAGGCCACGAGCAACCTGGACGCCGAGAGCGAGGCGCTGATCGAGGACGCGCTGGCCCACATGCTGGGCGCCCGCACCACCATCATCATCGCCCACCGCCTCTCCACGGTGCGCCGCGCCAGCCGGTTGGTCGTGGTGGACCGCGGCATGATCGTGGAAGAGGGCACGCACGCCGAGCTGCTGGCGCTGGGCGGCCTGTACGCCCGGCTGTACGCCCGCCAGTTCCGCGACGACGACGAGACCGCCGGCAACGAGGGCGCCGAGGACGACGCGGAGATGCTCGTCGGCTGATCGGCCTCGCCGGGTGAGATGAACGGCGGTACGACGTGAGATGCGGGGCCGGGTCGATTGCGATCCGGCCCCGCTCGCATACGTGCCGGCGCACGCCCGCCGCGCATCCGCCGATGCGCATCCGGCGAGCGCACGCCGTCCTCCAGCGTCCCGCGAGGCGGGGCGAGGCAGGCGAGCATCGCATCCCCCGAATCCGCCGAACCGATCCCACCGCGCATCTCCATCGGCCGAGTCCGCCAAGCCACGCATCTGCCGATCGCCCGATCGTAGGCAGATGCGCACCAGCGGAACCCCGAGTGTATGGAAGGCAGCCGGCGGATGCGTGGAGCTTTCAGAGCATCATCCGCTGCGCATCGCCCGAATGGAAGAGCTCACCGGGAGATGTGAGGCGGAGATGCAACGGACGACATCTACCGTCATGCGTTGCTCCGGAGATGCGGCGGACGGCATCTACCGCCATACGCTGTCGGGAGATGCGGGGCGGCGTGGCAGGTTGGCGGGGGATCGGATATATTGGGCGCGTTCCGCAGCGCCCGTTCACGGAGAGGAATGATGCCCGACAGCAAGCCCGAGACGCTCGTGATCATCGGCTCCGGCCCGGCGGCCTGGACGGCCGCCTTATACGCAGCACGCGCCAACCTGGACCCGGTGGTCTACGCGGGCGAGCCCTCGCGCGACATGATTCCCGGCGGGCAGCTGATGTTCACCACCGACATCGAGAACTTCCCCGGTTTCCCGGAGAGCGTGAGCGGGCAGGACCTGATGGAGCGGATGAAGGAGCAGGCCGTCCGCTTCGGCACCCGCACGGTGATGGAGAACATCGCCGAGGTGGACTTCGGCACGTACCCGTTCCGCCTGAAGCCCAGCTGGTCCGACGAGATCACCGCCCGCGCCGTGATCGTGGCGACGGGCGCCCGCGCCAACTGGATCGGGCTGGAGAACGAGATGCGCCTGGCGCAGAGCGGCGGCGGCGTGTCGGCCTGCGCGGTGTGCGACGGCGCGCTGCCGGCCTTCCGCGACCAGGTGCTGGCGGTGGTGGGCGGCGGCGACTCGGCGATGGAGGAGGCCACGTACCTCACCAAGTTCGCCCGCGAGGTGGTGATCGTGCACCGGCGCGACTCGTTCCGCGCCTCGCCCATCATGGCGCAGCGGGTGCTGGAGAACCCCAAGATCCGCGTCCTCTGGAACACGCAGGTCACCGACGTGCTGGGCGACGACTTCGTGACCGCGCTCCGCACCCGCAACACGGTGACGGGCGAGGAGGCGGACCTGCCGGTGGGCGGCCTGTTCGTGGCGATCGGCCACACGCCCAACACGGCGTTCCTGAACGGCCAGGTGGAGGTGAGCGAGCACGGCTACATCAAGGTGCCGCACGCCTGGCGCACGGCCACCAGCGTGCCCGGCGTGTTCGCCGCAGGCGACGTGATGGACGACTACTACCGCCAGGCCATCACCAGCGCCGGCGTGGGCTGCATGGCCGCGCTGGAGGCGGAGCGGTGGATGGCCCACCACGGCGTCGCCGC
Encoded proteins:
- the trxB gene encoding thioredoxin-disulfide reductase — its product is MPDSKPETLVIIGSGPAAWTAALYAARANLDPVVYAGEPSRDMIPGGQLMFTTDIENFPGFPESVSGQDLMERMKEQAVRFGTRTVMENIAEVDFGTYPFRLKPSWSDEITARAVIVATGARANWIGLENEMRLAQSGGGVSACAVCDGALPAFRDQVLAVVGGGDSAMEEATYLTKFAREVVIVHRRDSFRASPIMAQRVLENPKIRVLWNTQVTDVLGDDFVTALRTRNTVTGEEADLPVGGLFVAIGHTPNTAFLNGQVEVSEHGYIKVPHAWRTATSVPGVFAAGDVMDDYYRQAITSAGVGCMAALEAERWMAHHGVAAAEPPVLETAESSVGVSDEVTA